Proteins encoded by one window of Sorex araneus isolate mSorAra2 chromosome 3, mSorAra2.pri, whole genome shotgun sequence:
- the LOC101558949 gene encoding olfactory receptor 8G1-like codes for MPTGNDSMITKFILAGLTDQPELQLPLLLLFLGIYVVTAVGNLGMIILISLSSNLHTPMYYFLSSLSFIDLCHSTVITPKMLVNFVAEKNIISYPECITQLYFFLVFAISECYMLAAMAYDRYVAICSPLLYNVIMSYQACFSLILGVYTIGVVCAFVHTGCLLRIHFCKFDVINNYFCDLISLLRLSCSSTYVNELLILIFSAINILAPSLTILASYVFIIATILRIRSTEGRSKAFSTCSSHVMAVTIFYGSAAFMYLQPSSNSSTDQGKVSSVFYTIVVPMLNPLIYSLRNKDVNVALKKIKEKRIVL; via the coding sequence ATGCCTACAGGAAATGATTCCATGATCACTAAGTTCATCCTCGCGGGGCTGACAGACCAGCCAGAGCTCCAACtaccactcctcctcctcttcctcggaATCTATGTGGTCACTGCAGTGGGGAACCTGGGCATGATCATCCTCATAAGCCTCAGTTCTaacctccacacccccatgtactatTTCCTCAGCAGCTTGTCCTTCATTGACCTCTGCCATTCCACGGTCATCACCCCAAAAATGCTGGTGAATTTTGTGGCTGAGAAGAACAtcatctcctatcccgagtgCATAACTCAGCTCTATTTCTTCCTTGTCTTTGCTATCTCAGAGTGTTACATGCTAGCTGCCATGGCATATGACCGCTATGTTGCCATCTGTAGCCCCTTGCTCTATAATGTCATCATGTCCTACCAGGCATGTTTCTCCCTGATACTGGGCGTGTATACCATAGGTGTGGTGTGTGCCTTTGTTCATACAGGCTGCCTGCTGAGAATTCATTTCTGTAAATTTGATGTGATCAATAATTACTTCTGTGATCTTATTTCTCTTCTTAGGCTCTCTTGCTCTAGCACCTATGTCAATGAACTACTCATTCTAATCTTTAGTGCAATTAATATTCTTGCCCCAAGCCTGACCATCCTTGCATCCTATGTGTTCATCATTGCCACCATCCTCCGCATTCGCTCCACAGAGGGCAGGTCCAAAGCCTTCAGCACCTGCAGCTCCCACGTGATGGCAGTTACAATCTTCTATGGCTCTGCAGCCTTCATGTACCTGCAGCCGTCATCCAATAGCTCCACTGACCAAGGCAAAGTGTCCTCTGTGTTTTATACTATCGTCGTGCCCATGCTGAACCCCCTAATCTATAGCCTAAGGAACAAGGATGTCAATGTTGCtctgaagaaaattaaagagaaaagaatagtCTTGTGA